From the genome of Streptomyces sp. SID8374:
CTGGCCCACCGGCGCGGCGCGCAACTCGCCGTCGACGACCACAACTCCCGTACCGCCAAAGCCTTCCGCCTAGCCCTGCGCATCGAGGACGACGCCGGGGACGAGGCGCGGGCCCTGCGCGTGGCCGACCGGCTGGTGGCCGACCCCGAGGTCATCGCCGTCCTCGGGCCGACCGGTGACGTGCTGCCCGAGGCGGTCGTCCTGCGGTACGGAAAGGCGCGGCTCGCCACGGTCGTCGTCGCGGCCGGGACCGCCACCGGCGCGTGGGACGCGAGCCTCCAGCTCTGTGTGACCCGCCCCTACGACGGCAGCCTCGCCCCCGGCCTCGTCAGCTACCTGGTCCACACCCGTCCCGCCGAGCGCATCCTCCTCGTCCCGGACGCGGCGGACGCCGACCGGAGCTGGAAGATCGGCTCCGCCGTCCGCGAGGCGGCGCTCACCGGCGCCACCCTCACCGAACACCCGCTCCCCGAGGGCGAGTCGGGGTTCCGCGCGGCGGCCCGCCGCGCCACCGCCGTGGGGGCCGACGCCGTGATCTACGCGGGCGGCTCCGCACCCCGCGCCGCCCGCCTCGCCACCGCGCTCGCCGCCGAGGGCTTCACCGGCACAAGGGTCGGAGCCGGACCCGCCCTCGGGCCCGCCTTCCTCCAAGGCGCCGGGAAGGCGGCCGACGGCTGGGTCTTCGCCGAGGCGTACGCGGACGCGGCGGCGCTCCCTTCGGCCGCGGAGTTCACCGCCGCCCACCGCAGGCGCTTCGGCGCACCGCCCGCCACCTGGGCCGCCGAGGCGTACGACGCGGTCGGCCTGATCGCCCGGGCCGCGGCGGCGACGAGCGCGGGCGGTGAAGGCGAGGAGCGCGGCGGGCTGGCGCAACGGCTGTTCCGGACCGAGCACCGGGGGATCGTCCGCACCCTGACGTTCCAGACCTCGACACGCCAGGTCCGGCATCCGGGCGGGATCTTCCTCTACCGGGTCGAGAAGGGCCGCCCCCGCTTTCTGGGACCGTACGGCGATCTCTGACCGCGAAACGAAGGCCTGCGGATGGCAGCGGTCAGTGAACCGTTGCCCAGGCGTGAAGATCTCCTGCGACCCCGCTTAAGAAATCCTCGATGGACCCGGGACCCCGCCGTACGGCAGCCTTCTCGGTGACGGCCGAAGACGGTCGACGGCCGAAGACGGTCGACGGCCGAGGACGGTCGACGGCCGGAGACGGTACGTGGAGCCGCACGGGCGTGTTCCGTCCCGTCCCGCCGTGACTCCGCCCCCACCATGGGAGCGGGACCCCCCCCCAAGACCACCCCGGGCCGCAGGGCTCCTCCGACAGGCCCCAAGGCCCGGGGTATCCACCACCCGCGTACCACGTGCAGGGAGCCGCAGCCGTGAAGGCACTCGTCAAGCAGAAGGCCGAACCGGGACTGTGGCTCATGGACGTGCCGGAGCCGGAGTACGGCCCCACCGACGTCCTGATCAAGGTCCTGCGTACCGGGATCTGCGGCACCGACCTGCACATCCGCGCCTACGACGGCTGGGCCCAGCAGGCGGTCACCACCCCGCTGATCCTCGGCCACGAGTTCGTCGGCGAGGTCGCGGCCCTCGGCTCCGACGTCGCGGACATCGCCGTGGGCGACCTGGTCAGCGGCGAGGGCCACCTCGTCTGCGGGAAGTGCCGCAACTGTCTCGCCGGCCGCCGCCACCTCTGCCGCTCCACCGTCGGCCTGGGCGTCGGCCGGGACGGGGCGTTCGCGGAGTACGTGGTCCTGCCCGCCTCCAACGTGTGGGTGCACCGGGTCCCCGTCGACCTCGACATCGCGGCGATCTTCGACCCGTTCGGCAACGCCGTGCACACCGCGCTCTCCTTCCCGCTGGTCGGGGAGGACGTCCTGATCACCGGCGCCGGGCCGATCGGCATCATGGCCGCCGCCGTCGCCAAGCATGCCGGTGCCCGCAACGTCGTCATCACCGACGTCAGCGAGGCCCGCCTCGCCCTCGCCCGCAAGGTCGGCGTCAGCCTCGCCCTCAACGTCGCGGACCGCACCATCGCCGACGGCCAGCGCGAGCTGGGCCTGCGCGAGGGCTTCGACATCGGCCTGGAGATGTCCGGCCGCCCCGAGGCGATGCGCGACATGGTCGCGAACATGACGCACGGCGGCCGCATCGCGATGCTCGGCCTGCCCGCCGAGGAGTTCGCCGTCGACTGGTCCCGGATCGTCACCTCGATGATCACGATCAAGGGGATCTACGGCCGCGAGATGTACGAGACCTGGTACGCCATGTCCGTCCTGCTGGAGGGCGGCCTCGACCTCGCCCCCGTGATCACCGGCCGGTACGGCTTCCGCGACTTCGAAGCGGCCTTCGACGACGCGGCGAGCGGCCTCGGCGGCAAGGTCATCCTCGACTGGACCGTCTGACCGTCGTACTTCTTCTCGCCTTCTCGGACCTCTTCTCGCATCCCTTTTAAGGAATCCAGCATGTTCGACTCCGTACGCGACGATCTGCGCACCACCCTCGACGAGATCCGCGCCGCCGGGCTGCACAAGCCCGAGCGCGTGATCGGCACCCCGCAGTCCGCGACCGTGGCCGTCACCTCCGGCGGCCGCGCCGGTGAGGTCCTCAACTTCTGCGCCAACAACTACCTCGGCCTCGCCGACCACCCCGAGGTCATCTCCGCCGCCCACGAGGCGCTGGACCGCTGGGGCTACGGGCTCGCCTCGGTCCGCTTCATCTGCGGAACCCAGGAGGTCCACAAGGAGCTGGAGGCGCGGCTCTCGGCCTTCCTCGGCCAGGAGGACACGATCCTCTACTCCTCCTGCTTCGACGCCAACGGCGGAGTCTTCGAGACCATCCTCGGCCCCGAGGACGCGGTCATCTCCGACGCCCTCAACCACGCCTCGATCATCGACGGCATCCGCCTCTCCAAGGCCCAGCGCTTCCGCTACGCCAACCGCGACCTGGCCGACCTGGAGAAGCAGCTCAAGGAGGCGTCCGGCGCCCGCCGCCGTCTGATCGTCACCGACGGCGTGTTCTCGATGGACGGGTACGTGGCCCCGCTCCAGGAGATCTGCGACCTCGCCGACCGCTACGACGCCATGGTCATGGTCGACGACTCGCACGCCGTCGGCTTCGTCGGCCCCGGCGGCCGCGGCACGCCCGAGCTGCACGGCGTCATGGACCGGGTCGACATCATCACCGGCACCCTCGGCAAGGCGCTGGGCGGTGCTTCCGGCGGTTACGTCGCGGCCCGCGCCGAGATCGTCGCCCTGCTGCGCCAGCGCTCGCGCCCGTACCTCTTCTCCAACTCCCTCGCCCCGGTCATCGCCGCCGCCTCCCTCAAGGTCATCGACCTGCTGGAGTCGGCCGGCGACCTGCGCGACCAGCTCAACGCCAACACCGCGCTCTTCCGCTCCCGGATGACAGAGGAGGGCTTCGACATCCTGCCCGGCGACCACGCCATCGCCCCCGTGATGATCGGGGACGCGGCGAAGGCAGGCCGGATGGCGGAGCTGCTGCTCGAGCGCGGTGTGTACGTGATCGGGTTCTCGTACCCCGTCGTCCCGCAGGGGGCCGCGCGCATCCGCGTCCAGCTCTCCGCCGCGCACTCCACCGCCGACGTGAACCGCGCAGTGGACGCGTTCGTCGACGCGCGGGCGGCCCTGGAGGCGGAGGCTGCCTGACCTGCCTGCCGGGTCGGGGCCTCGGCCGCGACCTGGGACAATGGGCACATGATCGATGCGCGGCGGCTGCGAATCCTCCGTGCGGTGGCCGACCACCGCACCGTGACCGCGGCCGCCGCCGCGTTGTACCTGACGCCCTCCGCCGTCTCCCAGCAGCTCGCCGCCCTGGAGCAGGAGACCGGCCACCGCCTCGTCGAACGCAGCGCGCGCGGCGCCCGGCTCACCGCCGCCGGGGAGATCCTGCTCAGTCACGCCAACGTGGTCCTGGCCCAGCTGGAGCGGGCAGAGGCGGAGCTGGCGGACTACAGCGCGGGCGTCGCCGGTACGGTCACGGTCGCCGCGTTCGCCACCGGCATCGGCCTCGTCCTCGCCCCCGCCCTCACCGAGCTGGCCCGCACCGCGCCCGGCATCCGGGTCAAGGTGCAGGACGCGGAGGGCGACGCGAGCGTGCCGATGGTGCTGGACCGGCAGGTGGATGTGGCGGTGGCCGTCGAATACCGGGGCGCCCCCGCCGAGGACGACCGCCGCCTGACCCGCGTACCCCTCTACTCGGAGCCGTTCGACGCGGTGCTCCCGGTGGACCACCGCCTCGCGGACCAGGACCACGTGGCGGTCGCGGACCTCGCCAAGGACCCGTGGATCGGGCCGTACCCGGGGAACCCCTGCCATGACGTGGTGGTCCTGGCCTGCGAGTACGCCGGTTTCGCCCCGCGCCTGGAGCACTCGTCGGACGACTTCCGGGCGGTGGTGGCGCTGGCCGGGGCGGACGCGGGGGTGGCGCTGGTGCCGAGGTCGGCGCTGCGCGGGATGGAGCTGACCGGGGTGGTCGTCCGCCCGGTGGAGGGCAGCGCCCCCACCCGCCGCGTCTTCGCGGCCGTACGCCAGGGAGCCGAGGGCCATCCGCTGATCCGGCCGGTGCTGGACGCGATGGAGGCGGTGGCGGTACGGGAGGCGGGGCTGGCGCGGGGGTGAGCGGTGCTCTTGGTGTGAGGCGTGGGTCGCGGGGCGTGAGCGGTGCTCAGGGCTGGGGGCACGGGGCGCGGGGGTGAACGGTGCTCTTGGTGTGAGGCGTGGGTCGCGGGGGTGAGCGGTGCTCAGAGCCGAGGGCAGGGAGCGCGGGGGTGAGCAGTGCTCTTGGTTTGGGGCGCGGGTCGCGCGCGTGAGCGGTGCTCAGGGCTTCGGGCTGGGCGCGGGACGTGAGCGCTGCTCAAGGCCGGTCGGCTCGGCTCGTGCGCCGGATTCTCCCGCCCCGCCACCGCCCGGCGGGCGCAGGCATCCCCGCCCGCCCCGGGTCGTAGAGGATCTGCCAGCACACCAGCGCCACCAGGATCCCGATCGTCGCCCACACGGGCAGCCGTACGCCCAGCGGGGCGAGCGCCACGGCCACCGCCACACACGGCAGCCCCCAGCCCAGCACCCACACCCGGTCGGCCCGCTCCGCCAACGGCAGCGCCGCCACCACGCCCGCCGCGAAGTACCCCGCCATCGCCCCGCACAGCAGCCAGTGCTGCCCCTTCGGCAGTACGTCGTCGAAGTGGGCGATCGCCGAGCCGAGGGCCGTGGCCAGGGCGACCAGGAAACCGGTCATCACCGCGTGCAGCAGCATCGCCAGCCGGTGAGGGAGCGCGTCCTTGCGCAGGTGCGGGATGCCGTTGGTGCCGTACAGCAGGCTCAGGGTGCAGATCCCGGCCAGCAGGCAGAACGCCCCTAGCCCCGTGGCAGCCAGCGGCAGATCCCAGTCGTCGCGCTCCGAGGCGGCGTCGATGATCTGGATGACCCCTTCGCCCAGCACGATGATCACGTACAGCCCGAGTCGTTCGCCCATGTGCGCGGTGTCGATGCGCGACTCGCTGAGCTGAGGAGGCGCGGGCGAGGAGGCGTGCGGCGGGCCCGGTGGCGGGCGGTCACCCCGGCGCGCGGCGGCCCGCTCGGATGCGTGCCGGAGGGTGCGGCCGCGGGTGGCGACCAGCAGGGTGACGATGTCGACGGCGATGCCCAGCGCCCAGAGCCAGTAGCGCCACGGCGTCGGGACGAAGAGCGAGACGAGCCAGGGCAGAGCGCCCGCGCCGAACTGCGCCAGCGGCCAGTCCACGACGATGCTGCCCCGCTGCCAGACACGGCCCGCCTGCCAGCGCAGGGCGACATAGGCGAGGACGAAGGTGACTGCGTGGTGGGTCAGGACCGCGTGGACGGAGGCCGCCATCACGGCCATGCCGAGCATCGCGATCAGCAGGGTACGGACGCGGGTGGCGGAGGCGGCGATGTCCCCGTAGACGGCGAACCCGGCCCAGACGGTCCAGAAGGCGAGGTAGAGGACCCCGTACAGGGCGAGGTCCGCCAGGCGCGGCCCGTCGTGCAGGAGGTGGGCCAGCTGCCCGGCCCCGGCGACGACCACCAGGTCGAAGAACAGCTCGTTCCACCCGGCGTGCCGCCCGGGCTCGGCCGCCACGGGGGAGGCGCTGGGGTCCGCGGGCTGCTGCATGGGCCCATGGTCACTGCGGGCGCCCCCGGGGAGCGCGCCGACTGTGGGCCGAATGGCGACCCGTGCTCCGGGAAGGTCAGGCCGCCGGCTGGAGCAGGTCCCACCGGTTGCCGTACAGGTCCTCGAAGACCGCGACCGAGCCGTACGTCTCGTGCCGGGGCTCCTCCAGGAAGCGGACCCCCGCCGCGCTCATCCGGGCGTGGTCACCCGCGAAGTCCTCGGTGTGCAGGAAGAAGCCGACCCGCCCGCCGGTCTGCGCCCCCACGCTCGCCTCCTGCGCCCCGTCCTTCGCGCGGGCCAGCAGCAGCCCCGTGCCGGCCGCCGCCCCGCGCGGGCGCACCACCACCCAGCGGGAGCTGTCACCCCGGTCGGTGTCCTCCACCAGCTCGAAGCCGAGCGCGTCACGGTAGAAGGCGACGGCCTCGTCGTAGTCGCGGACGACGAGGGTGACCAGGGCGATGCGGGACATGGGCCCCTCCAGAGGATCGGGAAGCGGTTATACGTAACACTAACGCTTGCGGCCCCTGAAGTGTTCGCAGCGGCTCACATCCGGGATCTCAGCACGTCGACCTCACAGCCCGGCGCGAACGGGTCGAAGCCGTGCTCGGTCAGCCAGCGCACGGCCAGCAGGCTCCGCACCGACCACCAGGCGCGGATCACGTCGATGTCGACGCGGATATCGGAGCCGTAGCCCGTGAGGACGTCGTCGAGGTGCTTCTCGTGTCCGAGCGTGAAGGTGGCGAGGTCGTACAGGGCATCGCCCTGGCCCGCCTCCGACCAGTCGATGATGCCCGTCACCTCGTCGCCGTCGACGAAGATGTGCGCGATCTGGAGGTCGCCGTGTGTGAACGCCGGAGCCCACGGCCGGAGCGCGGTCTCGGCCACCCGGCGGTTACGGGCGACCAGGTCGGCGGGCAGAAGGCCGTCCGTCACGAGCAACGCGCACTCGGCGTCCAGCTCCGCCGCCAGCGCGGCGGCGCTCCGGCCGGCCCCGCCGGGCCGGGGCGGCAGCGGCGCCTCGTGCAGCTTCCGGATGGCGGCACCCGCCGCGGCCCATGCCGCCGGCGACCCGGTCGAGGGCCCGCCGAGGCGCCCGAGCGTCGTCCCCGGGAGCGCGGCGATCGCGAGTACGGGCGGTTTCCGCCACAGGACCTTCGGGGTCGGGACCGGTGCGAGGGACATCGCCTCGACCTCGACGTCGATACGGGCCTGATCGGCGTCCACCTTCAGGAACACGTCGCCGACGCGCAGGGTCGCGCGCTCGGAATGGGCGACGACGACTTCGACCTCATCCACGGGCGACGAGTATCCCGGAGGTGAGTGCCGGCGGCGCCGGATTTATCGCAGGCGGTCACACGGCCGACCGCGTCCCACCGTCCCACCGCCTGACGGCCTCGTACACGACACCGTGTCCCGCCGCCGGGTGCAGTCAACCAGGACCGCAACGTCTGCGACAGCCGGACGTGCACCAGACGGCCGGATGCGCACCTGGCGTCAGTACGCGCAACAGGCATCCGGATCCGCACCAGACATCCGGACTCGGACCCGGCGTCAACACGCGCACCTGGCGTCAGCACGCGCATCAGGCGTCCGGACTCGCCCCTCGCCTCAGCACGCGCACCTGGCGTCAGCACGCCCCGGGCGCTTGGCGATAATCACCCGATGAGGACTTCAGACCCCCTGGGCTCCAGACCCGAGCCGCTGCCCGTGATCTCCCCGCGCGGAGAGTTCGACATGGACAACGTCACCTCGCTGGGAGCGGAGATCGAGACGATGGCCGCCGTCCACGGCGGTCTGGTCCTGGACGCCAGCAACATCACGTTCGCCGACTCCTCCTTCCTGCGCATGATCCTCAACGCCCACCAGCGCACCGACCTCCGCATCGCTGCCCCCACCCAGCGGGTCGCCCGGCTGTTCGACCTGGCGGGCGTCGACGCCTATCTGCGGATCTACCCGACCCTGGACATGGCCCGCTCCACCTGACGCGACCACTTGCGCGCGTCGCTTCTGATGCGGGCTGATGCCCTGACAGGCAGCGGCGGGTCGTCAAAGATGGAGCTCCGTCTCCCAGGCTTCGAAGGGTGGTTCGACCTCCCTCGACGGAAAGGTGTTCCACCAAGGCATCGTGCGCGGTGGATAGCCTGCGGGCATGAGCAACGCGATATGGGAAGCCCTGGCAGCGACGCCCCTCCCGGAGGTGCGGCGTCGCGCGGCCGTCATGGACGAGCTCGCCGAGGTCGGCCCGGTGACGGTGACCGGCGCCCACCGGCTGGCCTGGAACGACGGTGGCGGCCAGTCCGCGGTCTGGTACTTCGTGCAGGACGGCCGGGCGCTGCTGCTGACGTTCGACCACGAAGCGACGCTGAATCTGTACGCCGAGGAAGATTTCGACCTTCAGGAGTCCTTCTACCAGGGGGTCCCCGAATCCCTCGTCGCCCTGGTCCGCGACCGGCCCGAGAACTACGAGTCGCTGAACCTCACGGACTCCGCGACGGGCCGGACGATTCACTACGCGGGCGGTGTCTTCTGGTACGACGGCACGCGCTGGCACGTGTCCGACGGCCTGGCGGATCACTGCCGCCGCGAGGAGGTGGACCTCTTCGGCGAGTCCGGCTTCGACTACTGCCTGGGCGCCTACCGCTTCGGCCAGGACTTCACCCCGGAGAGCTTCGTGGCGGCCCGGGACGAAGAGGGCTGCTACAAGGACGAAGAGGAGAAGGCAGCGGACCTGGCCGCAGTCCGCGAGGTCTTCGCCCGGCACGGCTAGCCGGGCGCCCGGTGGCACGGCGGCGGCCGACTCCGTCGGCTTCGCGGAGGCAGCGCACGCCGCACCTTTGAAGACGGGCCCCCGCCCCGCACAATGCCCCGCATGGACATCCTGGACACCACGACCGCCCGCGGCCTCGCCGACGCGACCGACCGGGCCCGCCGCCTCGCGGAGACCGGGCGGCGCCGCATCCTCGGGATCGCGGGGCCGCCCGGGGCCGGGAAGTCCACCGTGGCGCAGCGGCTGGCCGAGGCCCTGGAGGGGCGCGCCGCCCTCGTCCCCATGGACGGCTTCCACCTGGCCGGTGCCGAGCTGGAGCGGCTGGGCCGGGCCGACCGGAAGGGCGCCCCGGACACCTTCGACGCGGCCGGGTACGCGGCCCTCCTGTGGCGGCTGCGCGATCCGGACCCGGTTTACCCGGTGTACGCCCCCGCCTTCGACCGGGCCCTGGAGGAGCCGGTCGCCGGGGCCCTGGCCGTACCGCCTGACGTACCGCTCGTCATCACCGAGGGCAACTACCTGCTGCTGGACGAGGGGCCGTGGGCGGCGGTGCGCGGGCTGCTGGACGAGGTCTGGTTCCTGGACCTCGACCGGAGGTCCGGGTGCGCCGGCTCGTTGAGCGCCATGTCCGGTACGGGAAGCCTCCGGCGTACGCGCGGGAGTGGGTGGAGCGCTCCGACGAGGCGAACGCCCGCCTGGTGGAGAGCGGCCGGGAGCGGGCGGACGTGGTAGTGCAACTGCCGTCGTGACCGGGCGGACGTGGTGGTGCGGTTGCCGTCGTGACCGGGCGGACGTGGTGGGGCAACTCCTGTCGTGACCGGGCCGCCCGCCGGACGGGGCGTACGCGCGCGAACCCGTGCGCGTACGCCCCGTCCGGCGAGGCGTGCGCCCCCCGAACCCGCTCGCATACGCCCCGCCCGGCGGGCAGGATGCAGAGAGCCACGCCCTCACCCCCAGGAGGCCCCCGATGTCCAGCCCGAACCCGCCCGCGCCGCACCCCGTGCCCTTCACCGCCGAGGTCTACCGGGCCCGGATGGCGAAGGCTGCCGAGTCCGCCGCCGAGGCCGGGCTGGCCGGGGTGATCGTCGCGCCCGGGCCCGATCTCGTCCATCTGACCGGCTACCAGCCCGTTTCCACCGAACGCCTCACCCTCCTCGTGCTGCGGGCCGGTGAGGAACCCGTCCTGGTCGTCCCGACCCTGGAGGCGCCCGACGCGGCGGCCGCCGCCGGGGCGCCCGCGCTCGCCCTGCGGGACTGGACCGACGGTGTGGACCCGTACGCGGTGGCCTCACCGCTGCTCGCGGCCCAGGGCCGCTTCGGCGTCAGCGACAACGCCTGGGCCATGCACCTCCTCGGCCTCCAGCGGGCCCTGCCCGACACCACGTACACCGCCCTCACCGAGGCGCTCCCGATGCTCCGGGCGGTGAAGGACGCCGCCGAGCTGGAGCGCCTGACGGCGGCGGGGGAGGCGGCGGACGCCACGTACGAGGAGATCCTGAAGGTGCGGTTCTCCGGCCGCCGCGAGACCGACGTGGCCGCCGATCTCGCCGCGCTGCTCCGGCACTTCGGCCACTCCCAGGTCGACTTCACCGTCGTCGGCTCGGGCCCCAACGGCGCCAACCCGCACCACGAGGCGGGTGAACGCACCATCGAGCGCGGCGACATGGTGGTCCTGGACTTCGGCGGCCTGAAGCACGGTTACGGCTCCGACACCTCCCGTACGGTCCATGTCGGCGAGCCCACCGCCGAGGAGCAGCGGGTCCACGACATCGTCCGCGAGGCCCAGCAGGCGGGCTGCGCCGCCGTCCGGCCCGGCGTCGCCTGCCAGGAGATCGACCGCGCGGCCCGCGCGGTGATCACCGAGTTCGGCTACGGCGAGCGGTTCATCCACCGCACCGGCCACGGCATCGGTGTCACCACCCACGAACCCCCGTACATGATCGAGGGCGAGGAGCAGCCGCTCGTCCCCGGCATGTGCTTCTCCGTGGAGCCGGGCGTCTATCTCCCCGGCCGCTTCGGGGTCCGCATCGAGGACATCGTGACCGTCACCGAGGACGGCGGCCGCCGCCTCAACGCCACCGCACGCGAGCTGGCGATCGTCGAGTAGCCCTGCGGGAAAGGGAGTTCAGTCGTCGGCCAGCAGCACGCACGACTCCGGCGGCAGATGCAGCACCCCGTCCGCCCCCGGCGCCTCGACCGGTTCCCAGGCCGCCACCACCCGTCCCCCGACGCGCCGGTGGCGGCCGGAGCCGAGCGGAATCGCGGCCGGCTTGTCCGCCAGGTTGACCGCGACCCGCAAATCGCCTCTGCGGTAGGCGATCCAGCGTGCGTCCTCGTCGAACGCGGTCTTCACCGCGGCCAGATCGGGGTCGTGGAGGTCGGGCAACGTCCGCCGCAGCGCGATCAGTTGGCGGTACCAGGCCAGCAGCCGGGCGTGCGGTTCGCGCTCCGGCTCGGACCAGTCCAGACAGGAGCGGTCGCGGGTCGCCGGGTCCTGCGGGTCGGGGATCTCCTCCTCCGCCCAGCCGTGCGCGCCGAACTCCCGCCGCCTGCCGTTCCGTACGGCCTCCGCCAGCTCCGGATCGGTGTGGTCGGTGAAGAACTGCCACGGCGTACGCGCCCCCCACTCCTCGCCCATGAACAGCATCGGCGTGAACGGGCCGGTCAGGACGAGGGCGGCGGCGCACGCCTGGAGGCCGGGGGAGAGGGAGGCGGCGAGGCGGTCGCCGAGGGCCCGGTTGCCGATCTGGTCGTGGGTCTGGGCGTAGCCGACGAAGCGGTGGGCGGGGGAGCGGGAGACGTCGACCGGGCGGCCGTGAGTGCGGCCCCGGAAGCTGGAGTACGTCCCGTTGTGGAAGAACGCCGACGTCACCGTCTTGGCCAGGGCGGCGAGCGGGGCCCGGGCGAAGTCCGCGTAGTAGCCCTGGGACTCGCCGGTGAGCGCGGTGTGCAGGGCATGGTGGAAGTCGTCGTTCCACTGGGCGTGCAGCCCGAGGCCGCCCTCCGGGCGCGGGGTGGTGGTGCGCGGGTCGCAGAGGTCGGACTCGGCGATGAGGCCCAGCGGCCGCCCCAGCTCCGCCGCGAGCGCGTCGACCGCCGTGGACAGCTCCTCCAGGAACGTGAGCGCCCGGGTGTCGGCGAGCGCGTGCACCGCGTCCAGGCGCAGCCCGTCGAGGCGGTAGTCGCGCAGCCAGGCCAGCGCGCTGCCCAGCAGGAACGCCCGCACCTCGTCCGAGCCCGGGGCGTCCAGGTTGACCGCCGCGCCCCACGGGGTGTGGTGGGTGTCGGTGAAGTACGGGCCGAAGGCGGGCAGGTAGTTGCCGGAGGGGCCCAGGTGGTTGTGGACCACGTCCAGGACCACCCCGAGCCCCAGCCCGTGCGCCGTGTCGACAAAGCGCTTAAGTCCCTCGGGTCCGCCGTACGGCTCGTGCACCGCCCAGAGCGAGACGCCCTCGTACCCCCAGCCGTTGGTGCCGGGGAACGGGCAGACCGGCATCAGCGACACATGGGTGATCCCCAGCTCCGCCAGATGGCCCAGCCGGGCCGCCGCCGCGTCGAACGTGCCCTCCGGGGTGTACGTCCCCACGTGCAGCTCGTACAGGACCGCGCTGGTCAGCCGCCGCCCCGCCCAGCCGTTGCGCCAGGCGTACGCCTCCTGGTCCACGACCGCGCTCGGGCCGTCGGGCCCGTCCGGCTGGCGCCGCGAACGGGGGTCCGGCAGCAGCGGCCCGTCGTCCACCCGGAACCCGTAACGCTCCCCGTCCGCCGCCTCCGCCTCGGCGCTCCACCACCCCTCCCGCTGCGGATCGCGCTCCATCGGGTAGCGGACCTCCGCCGCCTCCAGCACGACCGTGTCCGCCTCAGGGGCCCACACCTCGAACCGCATCCACCACTCCTCGTCGT
Proteins encoded in this window:
- the treZ gene encoding malto-oligosyltrehalose trehalohydrolase — encoded protein: MRFEVWAPEADTVVLEAAEVRYPMERDPQREGWWSAEAEAADGERYGFRVDDGPLLPDPRSRRQPDGPDGPSAVVDQEAYAWRNGWAGRRLTSAVLYELHVGTYTPEGTFDAAAARLGHLAELGITHVSLMPVCPFPGTNGWGYEGVSLWAVHEPYGGPEGLKRFVDTAHGLGLGVVLDVVHNHLGPSGNYLPAFGPYFTDTHHTPWGAAVNLDAPGSDEVRAFLLGSALAWLRDYRLDGLRLDAVHALADTRALTFLEELSTAVDALAAELGRPLGLIAESDLCDPRTTTPRPEGGLGLHAQWNDDFHHALHTALTGESQGYYADFARAPLAALAKTVTSAFFHNGTYSSFRGRTHGRPVDVSRSPAHRFVGYAQTHDQIGNRALGDRLAASLSPGLQACAAALVLTGPFTPMLFMGEEWGARTPWQFFTDHTDPELAEAVRNGRRREFGAHGWAEEEIPDPQDPATRDRSCLDWSEPEREPHARLLAWYRQLIALRRTLPDLHDPDLAAVKTAFDEDARWIAYRRGDLRVAVNLADKPAAIPLGSGRHRRVGGRVVAAWEPVEAPGADGVLHLPPESCVLLADD